One genomic segment of Ricinus communis isolate WT05 ecotype wild-type chromosome 5, ASM1957865v1, whole genome shotgun sequence includes these proteins:
- the LOC8279124 gene encoding 50S ribosomal protein L7/L12 has product MRHFRLISPHLSRIRKTLFRNPTFNPQSTIPRSPNLIYQFTSIAQEPNPPAPSDKVAALVDEISELTLLEISDLTEVLRNKLDIKEMPVMAVMMPGMGFSGMKGGVKGGAAGAAKAEEKVEKTVFDVKLEGFDAAAKIKVIKEVRGFTDLGLKEAKDLVEKAPTLLKKGVTKEEAEKITAKMKEVGAKVSME; this is encoded by the coding sequence ATGAGGCATTTTCGATTGATTTCTCCACATTTATCACGAATCCGCAAAACCCTGTTTCGAAACCCTACATTCAATCCTCAATCCACAATACCCAGGTCACCTAATCTCATCTATCAGTTCACTTCCATTGCTCAAGAACCAAACCCACCTGCCCCATCTGATAAAGTAGCTGCCCTCGTCGATGAAATCTCCGAACTAACACTTCTCGAAATCTCTGACCTTACCGAAGTTCTGCGAAACAAATTGGATATCAAGGAGATGCCTGTAATGGCAGTGATGATGCCTGGAATGGGGTTTAGTGGTATGAAGGGTGGAGTAAAGGGAGGAGCAGCTGGGGCAGCGAAGGCAGAGGAGAAGGTGGAGAAGACAGTGTTTGATGTGAAGCTTGAAGGGTTTGATGCGGCAGCAAAGATTAAGGTTATTAAAGAAGTTAGAGGGTTTACGGATTTGGGACTGAAAGAGGCTAAAGATTTGGTGGAGAAAGCACCTACTTTGTTGAAGAAAGGTGTGACTAAAGAGGAGGCAGAGAAGATTACCGCGAAAATGAAGGAGGTTGGGGCTAAAGTTTCCATGGAATGA
- the LOC112535267 gene encoding uncharacterized protein LOC112535267 isoform X3, giving the protein MSNRGNKKRIVVEGGRKLTRLQAKLLNDLPREDSSVATPVPGKKVSAWAPRSRPALAKSNDKMLFEQHVSSLPVKRMKEAGNVSKPRPERPSYEHGELEDDSSSNAQAIINNILGLLPSL; this is encoded by the exons ATGTCAAACAGAGGAAACAAGAAACGAATAGTAGTAGAAGGAGGAAGAAAATTAACAAGGCTCCAAGCCAAGCTGCTCAATGATCTTCCCAGAGAAGACTCTTCTGTTGCCACTCCAGTTCCTGGGAAAAAG GTGTCTGCCTGGGCACCAAGATCTCGTCCTGCTTTGGCCAAATCAAATGACAAAATGCTTTTTGAACAACATGTCTCCTCACTACCAGTGAAGAGAATGAAAGAAGCAGGAAATGTTAGCAAACCAAGGCCAGAAAGACCATCTTATGAACATGGTGAATTAGAAGATGACTCAAGTAGTAATGCACAGGCAATAATCAATAATATCCTTGGATTG CTTCCTTCTTTGTGA
- the LOC112535267 gene encoding uncharacterized protein LOC112535267 isoform X2, with translation MSNRGNKKRIVVEGGRKLTRLQAKLLNDLPREDSSVATPVPGKKVSAWAPRSRPALAKSNDKMLFEQHVSSLPVKRMKEAGNVSKPRPERPSYEHGELEDDSSSNAQAIINNILGLLDTAIPADRDI, from the exons ATGTCAAACAGAGGAAACAAGAAACGAATAGTAGTAGAAGGAGGAAGAAAATTAACAAGGCTCCAAGCCAAGCTGCTCAATGATCTTCCCAGAGAAGACTCTTCTGTTGCCACTCCAGTTCCTGGGAAAAAG GTGTCTGCCTGGGCACCAAGATCTCGTCCTGCTTTGGCCAAATCAAATGACAAAATGCTTTTTGAACAACATGTCTCCTCACTACCAGTGAAGAGAATGAAAGAAGCAGGAAATGTTAGCAAACCAAGGCCAGAAAGACCATCTTATGAACATGGTGAATTAGAAGATGACTCAAGTAGTAATGCACAGGCAATAATCAATAATATCCTTGGATTG TTGGATACTGCAATTCCTGCTGACAGAGACATTTAA
- the LOC112535267 gene encoding uncharacterized protein LOC112535267 isoform X1, with amino-acid sequence MSNRGNKKRIVVEGGRKLTRLQAKLLNDLPREDSSVATPVPGKKVSAWAPRSRPALAKSNDKMLFEQHVSSLPVKRMKEAGNVSKPRPERPSYEHGELEDDSSSNAQAIINNILGLVGYFFSCKWKQSYACIASNEVTI; translated from the exons ATGTCAAACAGAGGAAACAAGAAACGAATAGTAGTAGAAGGAGGAAGAAAATTAACAAGGCTCCAAGCCAAGCTGCTCAATGATCTTCCCAGAGAAGACTCTTCTGTTGCCACTCCAGTTCCTGGGAAAAAG GTGTCTGCCTGGGCACCAAGATCTCGTCCTGCTTTGGCCAAATCAAATGACAAAATGCTTTTTGAACAACATGTCTCCTCACTACCAGTGAAGAGAATGAAAGAAGCAGGAAATGTTAGCAAACCAAGGCCAGAAAGACCATCTTATGAACATGGTGAATTAGAAGATGACTCAAGTAGTAATGCACAGGCAATAATCAATAATATCCTTGGATTGGTAggctatttcttttcttgtaaatGGAAGCAGTCATATGCATGCATTGCCTCTAATGAAGTAACCATATAG